The DNA segment AGGCCGAGCAGCGCCAGGTAATAACGGATCTGGTCCGCTGAATACCCCTTCTCGTCGAGGAGCTGATCGGCGGTGAAGAAGTTTCCGCGCGACTTGCTCATCTTGTCGCCCCCGACGAGCAGGTGGAAGCACCCGAGGACGTCGGTGAGCTGCAGCTCGCCGGGCGCCGGCAGCCGGCGCGGATCGGCCTGCGCGCCGAGCCACATCGCGCCCTGCATGAGCACGTAGAAGAAGACGTTATCCTGGCCGAGGAACTGGTAGATCCTGGCCTCCGGATCGCACCAGAAGTCCACGTACCGGGCCGGATCGACGCCCCTCCGGGCGAGCGCGACCTGCGAGAACGCGATGGGCGCGATCAGCGAGTCGGGCCAGACATAGAGCGTCTTGCCGGCCAGCTCGGGATCGAGATCCACCGGCAAGGAGAGCCCCCAGGCGACGTCGCGGGTGATGGCGCGGTGAGCCCAGTCCTCGACGGGCTCGCTGGGGACGCCGTGGCGCGCCAGGGCGGCGCGCGCCTCCTCCATCTCCGGCTTGCTGCCGAGCTGCAGCAGGACCTCGCGATCCTGCGTGAACTTCGCCTTGTGCTTCGGCAGCGACGCCTTGATCTCCTTGTACGTCGGGGCGAGGTCGGCCTCGAAGCGGAGCGAAGGCATCACGGTGTTCAGCACGTCCGCGAGCACCGCCGGGCGCCACGCGCCCTGCTTGCCCTGGATCCAGCCCCGGAGCGTTTCGGACACGGCCCACATGTCGAGCCACCAGTGCGCGGTGTCGCGCATCACCGGCGTGGCGTTGCTGAGCGCGCTCCGCGGACTGCCGAGCTCCGAGGGCGAGTGCTGGTGACCGCAGCGATCGCACTCGTCGCTGTACGCGTCTCCATTGTCGCACTTCGGGTTGGGGCAGCGCCCGCGCACGAAGCGGTCGGGGAGGAAGCACTGGAGCTCCGGATCGAACCACTGGCTGCTCGTGCGCTTCTCCAGCAGGCCGTTCTCGTGCAGGCGCCTCAGGAAGCGGTGCGCGAGCTCCTGCTGAATCGGGAAGCACTCCGGCCGCGAGGTCCCCGAGTAGACGTCGAGATCGATGTCATACCGCCGGAGGCTCGCGCGCTGCTTCTCGTGGATGCCGTCGATGAACTCGCGTATCGGCACCCCGGCCTGCCGCGCCGCGATCTGGCTGGCGGAGCCGTGATCATCGGTGCCGCAGACGAAGAGGACGTTCTCGCGGCCGATGACCAGGCCCAGCCACCGCGCGTGGATGTCCGCAGGGACGTGCGCCCCCGCGAGGTGCCCAAGGTGCAACATCCCGTTGGCGTAGGGCATGCCTGCGGTGACGACCGCCCGCCTGGGCCTGCGAACCTGGCGAAGGACCGAGGCGACGTCGGTCGGGGCGCCGTGATAAGATGCCATCGAAGCTCGCTATACCCCAGCGAGCCCATCGGCACAACGCTCGCGCCTCAAGCTTCCTTCGTCGTCTCATGAGCCGCGAAGCCGCGCCCGCGGAGGACTCGGGCCCTGCCTGAGCTCCGAGGTGGCCTGCTCCTGAAGCCTCTCCACGAATGGTCCGGGAGAATTCACAGGGAGGCGGAGAGGCGGGGAGAAGGGAAATAAATCCCCATGAATCTCCCCGCTTCCCTGTTCAATATTCCTCTAAAAAATGCCGACGAAATGAGGGATCTGTCAGGTCCTGCTCGATACCCGTCCTCCGTGTCGCGATTCCTCTCCTGCCGGCTCGAACGGACGTCGTGGGGTCAGGTGTCCACCGGTGTCGGCAATCCAGGGGGTCCCCAGGAGGACAGGACGGAGGCCATTGAAGACTTCCGCTTTCACCGCGATCAGGCACGCTCGGATCACGCGCACATCGCGGCCCGTGTCGTGGGGCCACGGGGCTCCGGCGGTCGCTCGCTGGTCTAGGACCACCCGCCCATCGGCGCAGCCAGCGAAGGCGACAGCTCCCCACGGGTGGGCATCGACGCGACGAGGCCGGGCCAGGAGGGCCGTCTCGCCATGCCCGCGTGACACCGGAACGCGCCGCCGACGCCGCCAGGGCGCCGCGCGGACGCCGGCGGGGCTCTCCGGCGTCGCCCTGCGTCAGCCGAGGCGGGGCCGATCCGTCGCGCCCGGAACCCGCTTCTCGTCTAGACTCGCCGTCGATGGCCGACCTAGCCAGGCAAGCCGCCCCGGACCAGGCACGGCAGCAAGTACCCCCGGAGAGGCCCACCCGACGCTGTCCCGTGTGCGGCGTCCGGTACCCGCTCGACTTCCTCGTCTGCCCCATCGACGCGACGGCCCTGGAGCTCCAGGGCGTGACCGCGACCGACCCGATGGTCGGCGAGCTGCTCGCGGGGAGCTTCTGCATCACCGGCGTGATCGGCGCGGGCGGCATGGGGCGCGTCTACGTCGCCGAGCACATCCGCCTGCCGAAGCGCTTCGCCGTCAAGGTGCCGCACGAGCACTTCGCCAGCCACCGGGAGGCGATGGCGCGCTTCGAGCGCGAGGCGCAGACGATCGCGCGCGTGGGCAACGAGCATGTGATCGACGTCGTCGACATCGTCCGCCTCAAGGACGGGCGCCCGTGCATGGTGACCGAGCTGCTCAAGGGCGAGGACCTCGGCGCCTTCCTCGACCAGGTCGGCAAGCTGCCGCTCCCCACCGCCATCACGATCTCGCGCCAGGTCTGCCGCGGCCTGGCCGCGGCCCACGCGACCGGCGTCGTCCACCGCGACCTCAAGCCGTCGAACCTGTTCCTCGTCCGGCGCGAAGGGGGCAGCGTCCACGTGAAGATCCTCGATTTCGGGGTCGCCAAGGTGCTCGACGGCGCCGACCTCACGCGCACCGGCTCGGTGGTCGGTACGCCCCAGTACATGGCGCCGGAGCAGGCGCGCGGCTCGGCCGACGTCGACTCGCGCGCGGACATCTACGCGGTCGGCGCCGTGCTGTACCGCATGCTGACCGGCGAGCGGCCCTTCCCCGAGGAGGAGCCGACGCGGACCATGCTCCGCCTGCTCACCGAGGATCCTCGGCGCCCGCGCGACATCGACAAGACGATCCCCGAGGGGCTCGAGGCGCTGATCCAGCGCGCCATGGCCCGGGCGCGCGAGGACCGTCCGCCGTCCGCCCAGGAGCTCGATCGCCTGCTCGCGGACTTCGATCTGCAGGATCCGCTCGCGCCCTCGCGCGCGCTCGGCGTGGGCGTCGCGGTGACCGAGGGCGCCCCGAACGACGAGCGGGCCAC comes from the Sorangium aterium genome and includes:
- a CDS encoding methionine--tRNA ligase, with protein sequence MASYHGAPTDVASVLRQVRRPRRAVVTAGMPYANGMLHLGHLAGAHVPADIHARWLGLVIGRENVLFVCGTDDHGSASQIAARQAGVPIREFIDGIHEKQRASLRRYDIDLDVYSGTSRPECFPIQQELAHRFLRRLHENGLLEKRTSSQWFDPELQCFLPDRFVRGRCPNPKCDNGDAYSDECDRCGHQHSPSELGSPRSALSNATPVMRDTAHWWLDMWAVSETLRGWIQGKQGAWRPAVLADVLNTVMPSLRFEADLAPTYKEIKASLPKHKAKFTQDREVLLQLGSKPEMEEARAALARHGVPSEPVEDWAHRAITRDVAWGLSLPVDLDPELAGKTLYVWPDSLIAPIAFSQVALARRGVDPARYVDFWCDPEARIYQFLGQDNVFFYVLMQGAMWLGAQADPRRLPAPGELQLTDVLGCFHLLVGGDKMSKSRGNFFTADQLLDEKGYSADQIRYYLALLGLAEKPSNFEFAKLDERNRFLAGPLNAAFERPISATHSKFGGRVPEGALLDKVVSDTVRIVQRYVRAMDRADYPTLLFEIENYARVINSLFAQFKPHDDRHPEQGRRDALFSSFYVLKNLMIMLYPFVPATMDRLRESLRLPPDVFRLDELGTPIPAGHAIGPKQVYFAPVPAE
- a CDS encoding serine/threonine-protein kinase — protein: MCGVRYPLDFLVCPIDATALELQGVTATDPMVGELLAGSFCITGVIGAGGMGRVYVAEHIRLPKRFAVKVPHEHFASHREAMARFEREAQTIARVGNEHVIDVVDIVRLKDGRPCMVTELLKGEDLGAFLDQVGKLPLPTAITISRQVCRGLAAAHATGVVHRDLKPSNLFLVRREGGSVHVKILDFGVAKVLDGADLTRTGSVVGTPQYMAPEQARGSADVDSRADIYAVGAVLYRMLTGERPFPEEEPTRTMLRLLTEDPRRPRDIDKTIPEGLEALIQRAMARAREDRPPSAQELDRLLADFDLQDPLAPSRALGVGVAVTEGAPNDERATVVIPNAQGQSADDVTRKARRARPLASLLSIAVSVAAGAAVFTSAAMVLRRVYGITERRALSQSEILLAAGAAGALAFIAFVATLRVLVGRWRSAPAMERLGNGLLGALVWLFVSCGALALGAAAYNAFALPIPALGLDPADWLGWIDVGVIALPTLIALVVLTVALRRVTRVS